From Pagrus major chromosome 6, Pma_NU_1.0, one genomic window encodes:
- the inka2 gene encoding PAK4-inhibitor INKA2: MEPQKPESKNMDACLRRLKQELVSMKEAGDGLHAQMNSMMGALQELKLLQVQTALDNLDISGRPINRGIPNPAPPAPPQASATAALTYSKNQGSCLSHTMPEEPGQSPMQSPRPSLESRNTYSRDERSSSRNRSSLGTSSSSASSLESESETSERSARSENDLESIPKRWSGYAAPQVDFYGPMVGNPPPEPYPQPQAPRRAQVVDLPGILYSLSREGPSLDSDYSQDSTDDGSDWTSSLMSRSRNRQPLVLGDNVFADLVGNWLDLPEVEREDVEEEERRKRMEERIADGGADRPDTPAHPLRLSRSQEICRKFSLTTNIFKKFLRSVRPDRDKLLKERPGWMAPEITEGDLFKRPKKLAPKSSKGSFYLPFWANGQQGKGRPCPHLAEAERNHQHHQHHFPQVHQQPFGGIYLDRRQPETGLEKMQPLFDYNTAVWV; encoded by the coding sequence GTGTCTATGAAAGAAGCCGGAGATGGCCTCCACGCTCAGATGAATTCTATGATGGGAGCCCTCCAGGAACTCAAGCTCCTTCAGGTCCAGACAGCGCTAGACAACCTTGACATTTCAGGTCGACCCATTAACCGAGGAATCCCAAATCCTGCTCCGCCAGCTCCTCCTCAAGCATCAGCTACAGCGGCTTTGACCTACAGCAAGAATCAAGGGTCCTGCCTGAGTCATACCATGCCAGAAGAGCCCGGCCAGAGTCCGATGCAAAGTCCAAGGCCGTCTCTGGAGAGCAGAAACACCTACAGTCGAGATGAGAGGAGCTCGTCTCGAAACAGAAGCAGCCTGGGAACCTCGTCGTCCTCTGCATCCAGCCTTGAGAGTGAGAGCGAGACAAGCGAAAGAAGCGCAAGAAGTGAGAATGACCTGGAGTCTATACCCAAGAGGTGGTCTGGATACGCCGCCCCGCAGGTGGATTTCTACGGACCGATGGTGGGAAACCCTCCACCGGAGCCCTACCCTCAGCCACAGGCTCCTCGTCGTGCTCAGGTGGTAGACCTGCCTGGGATCCTGTACAGCCTCTCCAGAGAGGGCCCTTCATTGGACAGCGACTACTCCCAGGACAGCACAGATGATGGCAGCGACTGGACTTCTTCGCTCATGAGCCGCAGCCGCAACCGCCAGCCTTTAGTGCTGGGTGACAACGTTTTTGCCGACCTCGTGGGTAACTGGCTGGACCTCCCTGAGGTGGAGAGGGAAGATgttgaagaagaggagagaaggaagaggatggaggagaggatagcTGATGGAGGGGCGGACAGACCGGACACCCCAGCTCACCCTCTACGCCTCAGCCGCTCGCAGGAGATCTGCAGGAAGTTCTCGTTAACcacaaacatcttcaagaaGTTCCTGCGCAGCGTCCGGCCCGACAGAGACAAGCTGCTCAAGGAGAGACCCGGCTGGATGGCTCCTGAGATAACAGAGGGCGACCTCTTCAAGAGGCCCAAGAAACTGGCTCCTAAAAGTTCAAAAGGCAGCTTCTACTTGCCGTTCTGGGCAAACGGACAGCAGGGCAAAGGCAGGCCATGTCCACATCTAGCTGAAGCAGAAAGgaaccaccaacaccaccaacaccacttCCCCCAGGTCCACCAGCAGCCATTTGGTGGGATTTATTTAGACAGGAGACAGCCAGAGACTGGTCTGGAAAAAATGCAGCCCTTGTTTGATTACAACACAGCTGTGTGGGTCTGA